CCACCGCGGTGACTTCCATCACCGTCGTCAGCCCCATCGTGAACACGAGGATGGCGGAAGACCACGGCGTCAACGGGATGAATGGGCGCAGCCTGACGAGCGCGCGCACCGCATTCCAGATGTCTCTGAACGAGTTCCGCATGGGCGTGCGTCAAGATACCGCCTGGCCCGGAGCCCCGACATACCGAATCGCGGCGCGCGCCACCAACGCGTGCCGGACCGCCCGCGGCGCTACGGTGCCAGGAGCACGAACGGGTCTCCCGCCGCGATCACCCCGCCCCGCAGCACCCGCGCGTACACCCGGCTCCACCCGGGGTGCAGCTTCTGCGACACCCGCGCGATGTCCTCGCCGGCAAACCAGGCACGCAGATTGCCGCACGGATTGGCGTAGCTCGTGACCTCCGCTTCCACGGTGCCGGCCCGGAACCGAGCGCCCGGCGTCATCGCCGCCCAGGGCACGCCGCGCACCGTGAGGTTCTCCCCCGCCGCGCCCACGACGATCGCGTGCCCTTCGGCCCGCAGCGCGTCGATGAGATCGGCGGAGTAGATGC
The sequence above is drawn from the Gemmatimonadaceae bacterium genome and encodes:
- a CDS encoding MOSC domain-containing protein — its product is IYSADLIDALRAEGHAIVVGAAGENLTVRGVPWAAMTPGARFRAGTVEAEVTSYANPCGNLRAWFAGEDIARVSQKLHPGWSRVYARVLRGGVIAAGDPFVLLAP